From the Patescibacteria group bacterium genome, the window TCAGCAGAACCGAAAGATTTAATAAAATTTAAAAGCTGTATTTCATAATCCCCCGCCCCAGCAATATAGAGCTTAACACCTCTGTATTTCTTAGACAGTTTCTTCAGGGCTCTAACCGCCACCTCTAATCTCTTATAAGCCTTTAACCTGCCCACATACAAAAGCGCGGGAAATTTGTATTTTTTTACACCGACCGGCACTCGCGCCGAAACCGCATTGAAAGAAAGAAAAATATTTTTGTCGTCAAAACCCAACTCCCTAAGCTCGTTAAGGGTTGACGGAGAAACGGTAACAATATTTACTCTTTTATAAAGAGTAGGCATTAAAAATCTTTCAAGCAGGTAGCCTATACTGGCTAATGGAAAAGCAAACTGCTTAAACCATTGTTTTTTGTGTATATGATGAACAACCAAAATTTTCGGCTTCCTACAATACAAAGGCGTAAAAAACGGTATGCCGTTTTCCACATCTATTACAATATCCACAAATTTTCGCAAGGAAAAAATATAATAAAAAAAGGCATAAACATAAACTGTTAAGAAACCGCCTTTTCTTATAACCTTTACGCCGTCTATTTCATCCTCTGAAAACAAGTTTCCGGGCTTTGAAGTAAACAAAATTACCTTGTGCTTTTTCGCCAATCTTTTTGCAATCTGGTGAATATACACTTCGGAACCCCCCATTTGAGGATGTTTAACGTCCCGCCAAGAGAAAATCAATACATTTGCTCCTTGTTCCGGAGCTTTTGTTCTGTAAAATTTAGTAGACTTGTTTCTTGCCACATAGGAAATTTCTGAAAGCTTTAATGTTAAAAGCTCTTTAGTTATATCAAACGCCCTTTTAACAAAATGCAGATTTGCGCTTAACTTTTCGTTCCATTTAACTTTAACTTCAAAAACCTTGTAGTTTAAGTATTTGCACACTAAAAGTATGTTTACATCAAAAGCGTAACCCGTGTTAGACAACCTGCGAGCTACTTCTTTAGCTCTACTATTTCTAAAAAGTTTAATTCCGCATTGAGTATCTTTATAGGACAACCCAAAAACTATTTTGTTTATTAGCCAAAAGGTATTGATAAGCATTTTTCGTTTTAAGGATATTTTTTCCTTTATCCTGCTTCCGATTACCCCATCCAATTGAGGGGTTTCAACAAGAAACTTGTAAAGTTTAAGTATATCTGAAGCGCAAACAGCCCCGTCAGAGTCGGTATAACCAATAATTTTACCGCTAGCTTGCAAAAACCCCAAAGAAACCGCCCCACCCTTACCCGTTATATAAGGAGTTTCAATAGATTTTATAAAAGGGGGGGTCTTTGAGTACCTTTTAACTACACTTAATGTTTTTTTATCTTTGGAGTTTAAAACTACAATAATTTCAATAGGGAAATTTTTTAAGGACGAAAAAAACGAGCCGTATTTAGCCAATGTTTTATTTAGCTTTTTGGCGTTGTTAGCAGGTATTATTAAAGATAATTGCAAGTTTTTAGGCATATTAAAACAAAAAACTCCGATTAGACGGAGGTTTAATTCCTTTTAAAACATCCTTCCAATAAAGAATATCTTAAAGGGACGGGCTGAACAGTCTGAAAATCCGAAGATTCTCAAAACTGCTCAACCCTTTTTGTCTCCTATCTCCTCTACTTCAAGTTCCAGCTCGCGAAAATGCCGCGATTGACCCCGAGTTTTGGGTCATCCGCGCCATAAACAACAAGCTGGTCGCCCACGGCGATTTGGTAA encodes:
- a CDS encoding glycosyltransferase produces the protein MPKNLQLSLIIPANNAKKLNKTLAKYGSFFSSLKNFPIEIIVVLNSKDKKTLSVVKRYSKTPPFIKSIETPYITGKGGAVSLGFLQASGKIIGYTDSDGAVCASDILKLYKFLVETPQLDGVIGSRIKEKISLKRKMLINTFWLINKIVFGLSYKDTQCGIKLFRNSRAKEVARRLSNTGYAFDVNILLVCKYLNYKVFEVKVKWNEKLSANLHFVKRAFDITKELLTLKLSEISYVARNKSTKFYRTKAPEQGANVLIFSWRDVKHPQMGGSEVYIHQIAKRLAKKHKVILFTSKPGNLFSEDEIDGVKVIRKGGFLTVYVYAFFYYIFSLRKFVDIVIDVENGIPFFTPLYCRKPKILVVHHIHKKQWFKQFAFPLASIGYLLERFLMPTLYKRVNIVTVSPSTLNELRELGFDDKNIFLSFNAVSARVPVGVKKYKFPALLYVGRLKAYKRLEVAVRALKKLSKKYRGVKLYIAGAGDYEIQLLNFIKSFGSADNISMLGFVSERKKLELLKRSWVFLMPSMKEGWGITVTEAALCGTPSVGFNVPGIRDSIKNNETGFLAEDEKEFIMYADRLLSDKLLRDKMGEKSIVWAKNFSWETSKTVFEEVIRNTLIFDKGLLSERLYPWTSFLYYI